One region of Mucilaginibacter gotjawali genomic DNA includes:
- the hscB gene encoding Fe-S protein assembly co-chaperone HscB, whose product MNYFDFYGIKESFTPDAALLKKKFYELSKKYHPDFYANEDDEKQQEILELSTLNNKAWQTLSDPFKRLEYILKCHELLQEGAKPQLPADFLMEMMDINERLMEVDDAGQLGHITAEVLAIEEDIEQYLQQAMLGYEQLNDTAKEERLNKIADCYYRQKYLLRIKESLNTFASRF is encoded by the coding sequence GAATCTTTTACCCCTGACGCTGCTTTGCTGAAGAAGAAATTTTACGAACTCAGTAAAAAGTATCACCCCGATTTTTATGCCAACGAAGATGATGAAAAACAGCAGGAAATACTGGAGTTGTCTACGCTTAATAATAAAGCATGGCAAACGCTTTCTGACCCTTTTAAGCGGCTTGAATACATTTTAAAGTGCCATGAATTGCTGCAGGAAGGTGCAAAACCACAATTACCTGCAGATTTTTTAATGGAAATGATGGACATTAATGAGCGCCTGATGGAAGTGGATGATGCAGGCCAATTGGGCCACATCACTGCGGAAGTACTTGCTATTGAGGAAGATATTGAGCAGTACCTGCAGCAGGCAATGCTGGGTTACGAGCAGTTGAATGACACCGCGAAAGAAGAAAGATTAAATAAAATAGCAGATTGTTATTATAGACAAAAATATCTGTTGCGGATTAAAGAGAGTTTAAATACATTTGCATCCCGATTCTGA
- a CDS encoding helix-turn-helix domain-containing protein codes for MKKVFKTTLSIEELSSLIKEAVQSVINNEQNQIAATDDEGFINFKQACEYLKLSRSTMYKLNMNNELPVHRKGKRLLFKKSELADWLKK; via the coding sequence GTATAGAAGAGCTTAGTTCGTTAATCAAAGAAGCTGTGCAGTCGGTGATAAATAATGAACAAAACCAAATAGCCGCTACAGATGATGAAGGTTTTATAAATTTCAAACAAGCTTGCGAATATTTAAAATTATCCAGGTCAACAATGTATAAATTGAACATGAATAACGAGTTGCCGGTGCATCGAAAAGGAAAGCGCCTTTTATTCAAAAAGTCGGAGCTGGCTGACTGGCTAAAGAAGTAA